In Mariluticola halotolerans, one DNA window encodes the following:
- a CDS encoding TRAP transporter small permease yields MRFQTMCEALNRGVSTAVAIFLGLATAAVLIQIGVRFVLPPLGIIISAPWTEESARFLMTWSVFLGSAVLCRHGKLIAITILPDILPARTGQAIVLAGTALTATFFAILLLLGTNWAIASMGETATVLRIPMGLVYAAMPVGAALSLLNLCLFARDVFSAQHGISSLQTGTEGNS; encoded by the coding sequence ATGAGATTCCAGACTATGTGCGAGGCCCTCAATCGAGGGGTTTCTACCGCAGTTGCCATTTTTCTGGGCCTGGCAACTGCGGCGGTGTTGATACAGATCGGGGTGCGTTTTGTTCTGCCCCCGCTCGGCATCATCATCTCGGCACCATGGACAGAAGAAAGCGCCCGCTTTCTGATGACATGGTCCGTCTTTCTGGGGTCAGCGGTCCTTTGCCGGCATGGCAAATTGATTGCGATCACCATCCTCCCGGATATCCTCCCCGCGCGTACCGGCCAGGCAATTGTCCTGGCCGGTACGGCCCTCACGGCAACATTCTTTGCCATCCTGCTGCTGCTCGGCACCAATTGGGCCATCGCCTCCATGGGCGAGACGGCCACTGTCCTGCGCATCCCCATGGGGCTGGTTTATGCCGCCATGCCGGTCGGTGCCGCGCTTTCCCTTCTCAATCTCTGCCTCTTCGCCCGCGATGTCTTCAGCGCGCAACACGGCATCTCTTCCCTTCAAACCGGCACAGAGGGGAACAGCTGA
- a CDS encoding tetratricopeptide repeat protein, whose protein sequence is MRALVSVLLCLFLAACFPTKVSPFSDAEPVFPIPDNAVLFLEQKIEPGPNFNPVTMVGAAFNDGVRFVRDGATYRVEGLAESASLPKDAATMRIRFFSLPSHDDYYLAELSNQPANQPVTYLTVMAGIAGETVRIYLLNPANLPPELLEEFKSFSAGTAAPDQLKQQIVAISSRLFDLPDFRDPASNFEIEILDPRNDAKQIDVLRTAAGKNAQQQQQANAARLNKQKAKALLNAAKDKYSASDYAGAIADYTAGLKLDPDNKDILVGRARAYERTDQHELAYKDYDQLNALFPDDPEYLYEKGFRQFLEKDYLDAIETLTGVVNHPNASFRALRAQSYRAQSLAGLKRFDEAFADFASILKRFPNDFDVLQNMSETYEKMGDPDNAIAYLGKAIDDGVGAEDYEITIALRERARLLRGAGRHDEAVADFSAVIKRSEPGTNLTSYGNRGKSYIELGELQKALEDFTYAITHADNNWTRKDSLWSRGYAYILAENYEAAINDYSTYIALDDTSATAFNNRGYAYRKLGKNSLADADFARAEALKK, encoded by the coding sequence ATGCGCGCCTTGGTCTCGGTACTTCTCTGCCTTTTTCTCGCTGCCTGCTTTCCCACCAAAGTTTCCCCTTTCAGCGACGCCGAGCCGGTATTCCCGATCCCGGACAATGCCGTGCTTTTTCTCGAACAGAAAATCGAGCCGGGGCCAAATTTTAATCCGGTAACCATGGTGGGCGCGGCCTTTAATGACGGCGTGCGGTTCGTGCGGGATGGTGCGACTTATCGCGTCGAGGGTCTGGCTGAATCAGCAAGCCTGCCAAAAGACGCAGCGACCATGAGGATCCGGTTTTTCAGCCTGCCCTCACATGATGATTACTATCTCGCAGAACTGTCAAATCAGCCGGCAAATCAACCGGTCACCTACCTCACCGTGATGGCCGGAATAGCCGGTGAAACCGTGCGCATTTATCTCCTCAACCCGGCAAATCTGCCGCCGGAACTCCTCGAGGAATTTAAATCTTTCAGCGCCGGTACTGCAGCACCGGACCAGCTGAAACAACAGATTGTCGCGATCTCATCAAGGCTGTTTGATCTGCCCGATTTTCGCGATCCGGCCAGCAATTTCGAGATTGAAATTCTCGACCCCCGGAATGACGCCAAACAGATCGATGTGCTGCGCACTGCCGCCGGCAAGAACGCGCAACAGCAACAACAGGCAAACGCAGCCCGCCTGAACAAGCAAAAGGCCAAGGCATTGCTGAATGCCGCCAAGGACAAATATTCGGCGTCCGATTACGCCGGGGCCATCGCCGATTACACAGCCGGTTTAAAGCTGGACCCGGATAACAAGGATATCCTTGTCGGGCGTGCACGCGCCTATGAGCGCACCGATCAGCATGAGCTGGCCTATAAGGATTACGACCAGCTGAATGCCCTGTTCCCGGACGACCCCGAATATCTCTATGAAAAAGGCTTCCGGCAGTTTCTCGAAAAGGACTATCTGGACGCCATCGAGACATTGACCGGGGTCGTCAATCATCCCAACGCGTCTTTTCGCGCCCTCCGCGCCCAGAGTTATCGCGCACAATCCCTTGCCGGCCTGAAGCGGTTTGATGAGGCGTTTGCCGATTTTGCCTCGATACTCAAACGGTTCCCCAATGACTTCGATGTGCTGCAAAACATGAGTGAAACCTACGAAAAAATGGGCGATCCCGACAATGCAATTGCCTATCTCGGCAAAGCGATCGACGATGGTGTCGGTGCAGAAGACTACGAGATAACGATAGCGTTGAGGGAACGTGCGCGCCTGTTGCGTGGCGCGGGACGTCATGATGAGGCAGTCGCGGATTTCAGCGCGGTGATCAAAAGGAGCGAGCCGGGCACGAACCTGACGTCCTATGGCAATCGCGGCAAAAGTTACATCGAGCTCGGCGAATTGCAGAAGGCCCTCGAGGATTTCACTTACGCTATTACCCATGCAGACAACAATTGGACCCGCAAGGACAGTTTGTGGAGCAGGGGCTATGCCTATATTCTTGCCGAAAATTACGAGGCCGCCATTAACGACTACAGCACCTATATCGCGCTGGATGACACCTCCGCCACAGCCTTCAACAACCGCGGCTACGCTTACAGAAAGCTGGGCAAGAACAGTCTGGCAGACGCCGATTTTGCCCGGGCTGAGGCACTGAAGAAATAG
- a CDS encoding SelT/SelW/SelH family protein, giving the protein MDKPKLTITYCTQCNWLLRSAWMAQELLTTFSLELGAVTLVPGTGGIFEIHIGDHLVWERKRDGGFPDVKALKQLVRDHIDPDRDLGHLDR; this is encoded by the coding sequence ATGGACAAGCCAAAGCTCACCATAACCTATTGCACCCAGTGCAACTGGCTCCTGCGCTCAGCCTGGATGGCGCAGGAGCTGTTGACCACTTTTTCGCTCGAACTGGGCGCAGTCACTCTCGTGCCCGGCACCGGGGGGATTTTCGAAATCCATATCGGCGACCATCTGGTCTGGGAGCGCAAGCGCGATGGCGGCTTTCCGGATGTGAAAGCCTTAAAACAACTGGTGCGCGATCATATTGATCCTGATCGCGACCTCGGTCATCTTGATCGTTGA
- a CDS encoding class I SAM-dependent methyltransferase — MTSFSDPQAVSLYADNAVRQVPGYHHLQTMAGLLLAERAPTDGRILVLGAGGGMELELFARMQADWRFTGVDPSAEMLELARTQLGALAQRVAFHHGYIDDAPEGPFDGAVCLLTLHFLPEVERRKTVAEVYRRLRPGAPFVVAHHSFRRDGDETEKWLKRYAAFAIASGVPQAQANGAVSAMAEKLPALSPATDEAILREAGFADVELFYAAFSFRGWVGHRG, encoded by the coding sequence ATGACGTCATTTTCTGATCCACAGGCGGTTTCTCTCTACGCTGACAATGCCGTGCGGCAAGTGCCCGGCTATCACCATTTGCAGACAATGGCGGGGCTGTTACTGGCCGAGCGCGCGCCAACGGATGGGCGCATTCTTGTGTTGGGTGCGGGCGGGGGGATGGAGCTGGAGCTGTTTGCCCGCATGCAGGCGGATTGGCGCTTTACCGGCGTGGACCCATCGGCGGAAATGCTGGAACTGGCGCGCACGCAGCTTGGCGCACTGGCGCAGCGGGTGGCGTTTCATCACGGCTATATTGATGACGCGCCGGAGGGGCCGTTTGACGGGGCGGTTTGTCTGCTGACCTTGCACTTTTTGCCCGAGGTGGAACGCCGCAAAACGGTGGCAGAGGTCTATCGGCGGTTGCGGCCCGGGGCGCCGTTTGTCGTGGCGCATCACAGCTTTCGCCGGGATGGCGATGAAACGGAGAAATGGCTGAAACGCTATGCAGCTTTTGCCATTGCCTCCGGGGTGCCGCAAGCGCAGGCGAACGGGGCTGTGTCGGCAATGGCGGAAAAACTGCCCGCGCTTTCACCTGCCACAGATGAAGCGATTTTGCGGGAGGCCGGATTTGCGGACGTGGAACTGTTTTATGCCGCGTTCTCGTTTCGGGGCTGGGTGGGACACAGGGGTTGA
- a CDS encoding MmcQ/YjbR family DNA-binding protein: protein MSLFERAEFETFIAGLPAVEIVHQWGDASVGKVGGKIFAILSVWNRDDRFQISFKCSDMSFQLLPELMGVEKAKYLARAKWVQVAPDSALSEDDIAAYIIEAHRIIVGKLPRRVRETLDL, encoded by the coding sequence GTGAGCCTGTTCGAACGGGCCGAATTTGAGACCTTTATTGCCGGCCTGCCCGCGGTTGAAATCGTGCACCAATGGGGCGATGCATCCGTTGGCAAGGTCGGCGGCAAGATTTTTGCCATTCTGTCGGTCTGGAACCGGGACGACCGGTTTCAGATCAGCTTCAAATGCTCGGATATGAGCTTTCAACTGCTGCCCGAACTCATGGGCGTGGAAAAGGCCAAATATCTGGCACGTGCCAAATGGGTGCAGGTGGCACCGGACTCAGCGCTCAGCGAAGATGACATTGCCGCCTATATCATTGAAGCGCACCGGATTATTGTAGGCAAACTGCCGCGCCGTGTGCGCGAAACGCTCGACCTTTAG
- a CDS encoding CreA family protein, which yields MSKKLARLATALAFATLFAILLGLVPARAEEIGRVGVDWVGNDIVVDAVDDPKVDGVTCHIAYFDRSIIDRLQQGNWFEDPSNSSLDCVQTGPIAIGDIALDKDGEEVFKERRSVILKTLVINRVYDKENDALVYLAHARELNQGSAKMSIAVVPLAGREVDWLNGAPAQRVQPVK from the coding sequence ATGTCGAAGAAACTGGCGCGCCTTGCCACGGCGCTTGCTTTCGCCACCCTGTTTGCCATCCTGCTGGGTCTGGTCCCCGCACGCGCCGAAGAGATCGGCCGGGTCGGGGTCGATTGGGTCGGCAATGATATTGTTGTCGATGCGGTTGACGACCCGAAGGTTGATGGCGTCACCTGCCACATCGCCTATTTCGATCGCTCGATCATTGATCGCCTCCAGCAAGGCAACTGGTTCGAGGACCCCTCCAATTCCTCGCTCGATTGCGTTCAGACCGGCCCGATTGCCATTGGCGATATCGCACTGGACAAGGACGGTGAAGAAGTCTTCAAGGAACGCCGCTCGGTGATCTTGAAAACCCTCGTCATCAACCGTGTTTATGACAAGGAAAATGACGCGCTGGTCTATCTGGCCCATGCACGCGAACTCAATCAGGGCTCGGCCAAAATGTCGATCGCCGTCGTGCCGCTGGCCGGCCGTGAGGTCGATTGGCTCAACGGGGCCCCCGCCCAGCGCGTTCAGCCGGTCAAATAA
- a CDS encoding GntR family transcriptional regulator, with translation MTKSPPAAPNQIVALLRQRILSGVYPDGAALRQEPLAAELGCSRIPVREALRQLEAEGLVVTIPRRGAMVAEMPVDRIRESFELRSVIEPWLLTAAIPFMGEADFAAAASVIEEMNTTSIDGWGEANWRFHKALYMPSGKASTIEMLEKIHEGNDRYLRVHLRLTAGQDKARAEHQLLLSLCKAKDIQRASALLTGHILDVADKLAESVAVARDLQGDISNLHPALRARTR, from the coding sequence ATGACCAAGTCGCCTCCAGCCGCGCCTAACCAAATCGTTGCCCTGTTGCGGCAACGCATTCTCTCGGGCGTATATCCGGATGGTGCGGCATTGCGGCAGGAGCCGCTTGCGGCGGAGCTTGGTTGTAGCCGTATTCCTGTGCGCGAGGCCTTGCGCCAGCTTGAGGCCGAGGGGCTGGTGGTCACCATTCCCCGGCGCGGTGCCATGGTGGCGGAAATGCCGGTCGACCGCATTCGCGAGAGTTTTGAGCTGCGCTCGGTGATCGAGCCGTGGCTGTTGACCGCCGCCATTCCCTTTATGGGGGAAGCTGATTTTGCCGCCGCTGCCAGCGTTATCGAAGAGATGAACACAACGAGCATTGATGGCTGGGGTGAGGCAAACTGGCGTTTTCACAAGGCGCTCTATATGCCGTCTGGCAAAGCCTCAACCATTGAAATGCTTGAGAAAATTCACGAAGGAAATGATCGCTACCTGCGCGTTCATCTGCGCCTGACAGCCGGGCAGGACAAGGCGCGGGCCGAGCATCAATTACTGTTGTCCCTGTGCAAGGCAAAAGACATCCAGCGCGCCAGCGCCTTGCTGACGGGCCACATTCTCGATGTTGCCGACAAGCTGGCAGAGAGCGTTGCTGTGGCCCGTGATCTGCAGGGCGATATCTCCAACCTGCACCCCGCTCTTCGCGCCCGCACGCGCTAG
- a CDS encoding peroxiredoxin, giving the protein MAILIGDTAPDFTSDSTEGTINFHDYIDGSWAVLFSHPKNYTPVCTTELGYTAKLKPEFEKRGVKVLGLSVDKLEDHAGWGKDIEETQGSALNFPLLADPEGKVARLYDMIHPNADNTLTVRSVFVIGPDKKVKLKIEYPASTGRNFDEVLRVIDSLQLTAKHQVATPVNWKNGEDVIIVPAVSNEDAKTKFPNGWKEVKPYLRIVAQPKS; this is encoded by the coding sequence ATGGCCATTCTTATCGGCGACACCGCCCCAGATTTCACGTCAGATTCGACTGAAGGCACCATCAATTTCCATGATTATATTGACGGCAGCTGGGCGGTCCTGTTCTCGCACCCCAAAAATTACACCCCCGTTTGCACCACCGAGCTGGGCTACACAGCCAAGCTGAAGCCCGAGTTTGAAAAACGTGGCGTCAAGGTTCTTGGCCTCTCGGTCGACAAGCTTGAGGATCATGCCGGTTGGGGCAAGGACATTGAAGAGACGCAAGGTTCCGCGCTCAACTTCCCGCTTCTGGCTGATCCCGAAGGCAAGGTGGCGCGTCTTTATGACATGATCCACCCCAATGCCGACAACACGCTGACCGTGCGCTCGGTCTTCGTCATCGGGCCGGACAAGAAGGTCAAGCTCAAGATCGAATATCCCGCCTCCACAGGCCGTAATTTTGATGAGGTTCTGCGCGTTATCGACAGCCTGCAGCTGACGGCCAAGCATCAGGTCGCAACCCCGGTCAACTGGAAGAATGGCGAAGACGTCATCATCGTCCCCGCCGTCTCCAACGAAGATGCCAAGACCAAATTCCCCAATGGCTGGAAAGAGGTCAAACCCTATCTGCGTATTGTTGCCCAGCCGAAGTCATAA
- a CDS encoding TRAP transporter substrate-binding protein, whose translation MKLITKRLLVTLGMLGLSTSAMAVELTLGHVLTEDSHYQAAATAFAKAVEERSNGEITVSIFPAGQLGGEVQMIQNARSGALDVVVTGEPPLENTVPELTVLSLPYLFSDVAAANAALQGPAGDKLLGYIDNHDLVGLGFLSVFERNVYGTKPVRTHEDMNGFKIRVIQGPGFVGAYEALGAQSTPMAYSEVFLALQSGVVDGAEASPEQLIQDKFVEATDFYNLTRVHHMGAAIVMSGPSFAKLTPEQQEMVRQAGKDAAAASIPVYEANYVEGLEALKQAGIEIVEPDLAGFKEKAKGSWETLLTNIPDGQQNLEALQAE comes from the coding sequence ATGAAATTGATCACAAAACGCCTGCTCGTAACACTCGGCATGCTGGGGCTGTCCACCTCTGCAATGGCCGTCGAACTCACCCTGGGCCACGTGCTCACCGAAGACAGCCATTATCAGGCTGCGGCCACGGCATTCGCCAAGGCGGTTGAAGAGCGCTCCAATGGTGAAATCACCGTCAGCATCTTCCCCGCCGGCCAGCTCGGCGGCGAAGTGCAGATGATCCAGAACGCCCGCTCCGGCGCGCTCGATGTGGTTGTCACCGGCGAACCCCCGCTTGAAAACACAGTGCCCGAACTCACCGTTCTTTCCCTGCCTTACCTGTTCTCGGATGTGGCTGCCGCCAATGCCGCCCTTCAGGGTCCGGCAGGCGACAAGCTGCTCGGCTATATCGATAATCACGATCTGGTCGGCCTCGGTTTCCTCTCGGTCTTCGAGCGCAATGTCTATGGCACAAAGCCCGTGCGCACCCATGAAGACATGAACGGCTTCAAGATCCGCGTCATTCAGGGCCCGGGCTTTGTCGGTGCCTATGAAGCGCTTGGCGCACAGTCCACGCCGATGGCATATTCGGAAGTTTTCCTCGCCCTGCAAAGCGGTGTTGTGGATGGTGCCGAAGCATCCCCGGAACAGCTGATCCAGGACAAGTTTGTTGAAGCCACAGATTTCTACAACCTGACCCGCGTCCACCATATGGGTGCCGCCATCGTCATGTCCGGCCCCTCCTTTGCAAAGCTCACCCCCGAGCAGCAGGAAATGGTGCGTCAGGCCGGCAAGGATGCCGCCGCAGCGTCCATTCCTGTTTACGAAGCCAATTATGTTGAAGGTCTTGAAGCCCTGAAACAGGCCGGTATCGAAATCGTCGAACCCGATCTGGCTGGCTTCAAGGAAAAGGCCAAGGGCTCTTGGGAAACGCTGCTGACAAACATTCCCGATGGTCAGCAGAACCTTGAGGCCCTTCAGGCCGAATAA
- a CDS encoding dihydrodipicolinate synthase family protein → MDFTGLFPAATTKLTETGALDLAACSASYERMIEAGVSAIIVLPMLGENPCMSLEEKEKVVRNAIETANGRVPVLSGLAEVTIDDATAAAKRYQSWGAAGLMAFPSTGYKTDRRETETWYRKLGAATDLPIMIYNNPIAYKVDVTPEMMASLADVDTLVAFKEETGDIRRVTDIYNTVGNRYKVFCGVDDLILESVALGVDGWVSGMTNAFPNECVKLLNLLNAGKFAEALVLYRLLTPAFHLDTDVKLVQYIKLAEHIVSGAPEWVRSPRLPLEGEERAHVSKVINDTLVALKAL, encoded by the coding sequence ATGGACTTTACCGGGCTTTTCCCCGCTGCCACCACCAAGCTGACAGAAACAGGCGCGCTCGATCTGGCCGCCTGCAGCGCGTCCTACGAGCGCATGATCGAGGCCGGTGTTTCCGCGATCATCGTGCTGCCCATGCTCGGCGAAAATCCCTGCATGAGCTTGGAAGAAAAGGAAAAAGTGGTTCGCAACGCGATTGAAACCGCCAATGGCCGCGTGCCGGTATTGTCGGGTCTGGCCGAGGTCACCATTGACGACGCAACAGCCGCCGCCAAGCGCTACCAAAGCTGGGGCGCTGCTGGATTGATGGCTTTCCCCTCAACTGGATACAAAACCGACCGCCGCGAAACCGAAACATGGTATCGCAAGCTGGGTGCTGCCACCGATCTGCCGATCATGATTTACAACAACCCCATCGCCTACAAGGTCGACGTCACCCCCGAAATGATGGCGTCCCTGGCCGATGTCGACACACTTGTCGCTTTCAAGGAAGAAACCGGCGATATCCGCCGCGTAACTGACATCTACAATACCGTTGGCAACCGCTACAAAGTCTTCTGCGGCGTTGACGATCTCATTCTCGAAAGCGTGGCGCTTGGCGTCGATGGCTGGGTATCGGGCATGACCAATGCCTTCCCCAATGAATGTGTCAAATTGCTCAACCTGCTCAACGCCGGCAAATTCGCTGAGGCGCTGGTGCTTTATCGCCTGCTGACACCCGCCTTCCACCTCGATACCGATGTGAAGCTGGTGCAATACATCAAGCTGGCCGAACACATTGTCAGTGGCGCGCCGGAATGGGTGCGTTCCCCGCGCCTGCCGCTTGAAGGCGAAGAGCGCGCGCATGTTTCAAAGGTCATCAACGACACCCTCGTCGCTCTCAAAGCGCTCTAG
- a CDS encoding TRAP transporter large permease, giving the protein MAITFIPLLLAILLAIGVPVAATLGLISFFGLWQRGLPSVSAIQSMFASLDSFSLMAVPFYILAGNIMQAGGISTRLVRLANALVGWLRGGLGSAAVLTSMIFACISGSSSATTAAVGATTIPAMAKKGYPKPFAASLVAASGELGAIIPPSLPMIIYGLVTNVSIGSLFIAGIIPGVMIGSSLILLVLVWAAVAGFDKTEAVSPRQWIAGVFSALWDSLLALFMPVLILGGIYSGIFTPTEASVVAVGYGLIVSLFVYREVSLPEMGQVFVRSALTSAGILLIVAVAAAFGFVLTINRIPQQVGLWISMIAQDPITFLILVNILLLVVGMFLETLAAIVILGPILVPVAASFGIDPVHFGIIMIANLAIGMLTPPIGVNLFIASEVAGLKVEQMIRSLLVFIAVLIVNLALISYLPILSTALL; this is encoded by the coding sequence ATGGCCATCACATTCATCCCCTTGCTCCTTGCCATTCTTCTGGCCATTGGCGTGCCGGTGGCCGCCACACTGGGCCTGATTTCCTTTTTCGGCCTGTGGCAGCGCGGCCTGCCATCCGTCTCCGCCATCCAGTCCATGTTCGCCAGCCTCGACAGCTTCTCGCTCATGGCCGTCCCGTTTTACATTCTGGCCGGCAACATCATGCAGGCCGGGGGCATCTCCACCCGTCTGGTGCGGCTGGCCAATGCGCTGGTCGGCTGGCTGCGCGGTGGCCTGGGTTCCGCCGCCGTCCTCACCAGCATGATTTTTGCCTGCATTTCCGGCTCCTCATCCGCCACCACCGCGGCAGTGGGCGCCACCACCATCCCCGCCATGGCCAAAAAGGGCTATCCAAAGCCCTTCGCCGCCTCCCTTGTCGCCGCCTCGGGCGAGCTGGGTGCCATCATCCCGCCCTCCCTGCCGATGATCATTTACGGGCTGGTCACCAATGTCTCCATCGGCTCTTTGTTCATCGCCGGCATCATCCCCGGGGTCATGATCGGTTCTTCCCTGATCCTTCTTGTGCTCGTCTGGGCGGCAGTTGCCGGCTTTGACAAAACCGAGGCGGTCAGCCCCCGCCAGTGGATTGCCGGTGTATTTTCCGCCCTGTGGGATTCGCTTTTGGCGCTCTTCATGCCGGTGCTCATTCTCGGCGGCATCTATTCGGGCATTTTCACCCCCACCGAGGCTTCAGTGGTCGCCGTGGGCTACGGGCTGATTGTCAGCCTCTTCGTTTATCGCGAAGTCAGCCTGCCCGAAATGGGTCAGGTATTCGTGCGCTCGGCGCTCACCTCGGCGGGCATCCTGCTCATCGTCGCGGTCGCGGCAGCCTTTGGCTTCGTGCTCACCATCAACCGCATACCGCAACAAGTGGGCTTGTGGATTTCCATGATCGCCCAGGACCCGATCACCTTCCTGATCCTGGTCAACATCTTGTTGCTGGTTGTCGGCATGTTCCTCGAAACCCTGGCCGCCATTGTCATTCTGGGGCCAATCCTTGTGCCGGTCGCCGCCTCGTTTGGCATCGATCCCGTCCATTTCGGCATCATCATGATCGCCAATCTGGCCATCGGCATGCTCACCCCGCCCATCGGGGTCAACCTGTTCATCGCCAGCGAAGTGGCTGGGCTGAAGGTTGAGCAGATGATCCGTTCACTGCTCGTCTTCATCGCTGTGCTCATCGTCAATCTGGCGCTGATTTCCTACCTGCCCATCCTCTCAACTGCACTGCTGTAA
- the msrA gene encoding peptide-methionine (S)-S-oxide reductase MsrA, with protein sequence MFFNKPTRIPTASEALKGRTQTMPVTEPHFVNGAALEGPYPAGAEVIYFGMGCFWGAERLFWQLPGVYVSAVGYQGGHTSNPTYDEVCSGRTGHTEAVMVVYEPSKISLETLLKTFWEEHDPTQGMRQGNDRGTQYRSAIYTTTEMQMDAVLKSRDAFGEALQTMGLGTITTEIAEAPPFYFAETYHQQYLAKNPNGYCGLQGTGAACPIGITSPAAEQ encoded by the coding sequence ATGTTTTTCAACAAGCCCACGCGTATTCCCACCGCCAGCGAGGCCCTTAAAGGGCGCACACAGACGATGCCGGTGACCGAACCGCATTTCGTCAATGGCGCGGCGCTTGAAGGCCCCTATCCGGCGGGTGCGGAGGTGATCTATTTTGGCATGGGTTGTTTCTGGGGCGCGGAGCGGCTGTTCTGGCAGTTGCCGGGCGTTTATGTGAGCGCTGTGGGCTATCAGGGCGGGCACACTTCCAACCCAACCTATGACGAGGTCTGTTCGGGGCGCACGGGGCATACCGAAGCCGTGATGGTTGTTTATGAGCCTTCGAAGATTTCGCTGGAGACGCTTTTAAAGACGTTCTGGGAAGAGCACGACCCCACCCAGGGGATGCGCCAGGGCAATGACCGGGGCACCCAATACCGTTCGGCGATTTATACGACAACCGAGATGCAAATGGATGCGGTGCTGAAAAGCCGGGATGCGTTTGGCGAGGCGTTGCAAACCATGGGGCTGGGCACGATCACCACCGAGATTGCCGAGGCGCCGCCCTTTTATTTTGCGGAAACCTATCATCAGCAATATCTGGCGAAGAACCCGAATGGATATTGCGGGTTGCAGGGCACTGGCGCTGCCTGCCCGATTGGCATTACCAGCCCCGCCGCCGAACAGTGA
- a CDS encoding DUF2799 domain-containing protein, producing the protein MQRIFLGLATLVFCGFLAGCATLNKAECEAGDWRSLGMADGSKGYPLSYIDEHMTACAKHGISVDRTVYAAGREEGLQNYCRIDKAESEGLAGRPNYNSCTGDIGISFNRIYDKARIVQKTGQEITVARGQMDTALERITTPGLTDAQRLAIKGEISNAQLKIELLEDRRRLEERDLRATFDAEQRRLAKSG; encoded by the coding sequence ATGCAAAGAATTTTTCTGGGTCTGGCGACACTGGTTTTTTGTGGCTTTCTGGCGGGTTGCGCGACGCTGAACAAAGCCGAATGCGAGGCCGGCGACTGGCGCAGCCTTGGCATGGCCGATGGCAGCAAGGGATATCCGCTTTCCTATATCGATGAACACATGACCGCCTGCGCCAAGCACGGCATTTCTGTGGACCGCACCGTTTATGCGGCGGGGCGCGAGGAGGGGCTGCAAAACTATTGCCGGATTGACAAGGCGGAGAGCGAAGGGCTGGCCGGACGGCCGAACTACAATTCGTGCACCGGCGATATCGGGATCAGCTTCAACCGGATCTATGACAAGGCGCGGATCGTGCAAAAGACCGGACAAGAGATCACGGTTGCCAGAGGACAGATGGACACGGCGCTGGAACGCATAACCACCCCGGGGCTGACGGACGCGCAACGGCTGGCCATCAAGGGCGAAATCTCCAATGCGCAATTAAAGATTGAACTGCTGGAAGACCGGCGGCGGCTTGAAGAACGTGACTTGCGCGCAACCTTTGATGCCGAGCAACGCCGCCTGGCCAAAAGCGGCTGA